Proteins encoded together in one Miscanthus floridulus cultivar M001 chromosome 16, ASM1932011v1, whole genome shotgun sequence window:
- the LOC136513622 gene encoding uncharacterized protein, with the protein MDGGKKSRNPHKAPADYRSDRKSATGMSGDPKKGGRGGKFTWEGADGYADEDLGLISSKNANSNGGRAAGKGGAAAKKDDDDNE; encoded by the coding sequence ATGGACGGCGGCAAGAAGAGCCGGAACCCGCACAAGGCGCCCGCGGACTACCGCAGCGACCGCAAGTCGGCCACCGGGATGAGCGGCGACCCCAAGAAGGGCGGCCGCGGCGGCAAGTTCACCTGGGAGGGCGCCGACGGCTACGCCGACGAGGACCTCGGCCTCATCTCCTCCAAGAACGCCAACAGCAACGGCGGCCGCGCAGCAGGCAAGGGAGGCGCCGCCGCCAAgaaggacgacgacgacaacgagtAG